The nucleotide sequence GAAAATCAGGATTTACCCCGCCAACTGTGGAGTAAGTACCTGTGGCGCCTGTTGTAGATGCGAACCATCGGTAAGTATAGGTTGCATCACCTCCACTTGGATCTTCTATGTTGCTTATCAATGCAGGTGTGTCACCTGAGCATATAATTTGGTCGTCGCCAATACTTCCAGGAGTAGGTTCATTATAAACAGTAATAGTAATTGGTGTTGTATAAGCTGTGTTACACTCTGTTTCGGTGCCAGAAGTTACCACCCGCCTGTACATGGTTGAAGTTATTAAACCACCTAGAGTAAGATCTTCTCCTGTACCTGATTCTGGGTTCCATGTAACCCCACCATCTGTCGATGATTCCCAACTGTAGTCGTAAGTTCCTGTGCCACCAGTGGCAAGGGTCACATTGGTAATAGGGGATGGGGCAATGTTATAACAGGTTTGCTGGTCTTCTTGAATAGTACCTGGTATTAACTCTGGTCTTATAGAGACAATTACGGTATTGGTATACTCTGCATCACATGGACCCGATGAAACTTTTCTTCTATAATGGGTTTCCACACTGATAGGGTTTGTCGGCTCAAAGTCAGCATCAATAGCACCAGCTATTTCAGTCCAAGTATTGCCTCCATCAATAGATTGTTCCCACTGATAGATATAGGTGTCCTCTCCAAGGCCACCTGTGGCAGGAGTGACTGTTTCCATAATAGGAGGTACAGTGTTTTCACAAATTTCTATGTCTTCCCCTATAGTTCCAGGATCTACTGGTTCAACTACAGTTATTAGTATAGGGTCTGTTGGTCTTCCTGGGCATTCACCAGAGTAAGCAACCCTTCTAAAGTAAGTGTCCTGGGTTAAAGAGCCAGCAGTTAAGCTTTCACTTTCTTCCCCGGATATGTCTGAAAAATCTTCATCTGCAACTCCAGTTGTGGAAACTTGCCATTGCCATGTAAAATCTCCAGAGCCATCTCCTCCTGAAGCGGCCGTTGCAGTAATTAATTCCAAAGGAGACGTACCTGTACAGATTGTCTGCTCGCTTTCTATAGCTCCTGGAACAACCTCTTCATGGACTATGACATCAATAGATTCCTCAAGGAAACAGCTTATCGTTCCTTCATTGCCATCTTCAACTCTAAGGGTATATGTTCCTGCTTGGTCTGTAGTAATGGATGATAATTCGAGGTTGACGTATGTAGTTGACGCTGTACCTAAGGCAACTCCATTATGGAACCACGTAAAGTGATACCCTTTAAGAGGGGTTAGGTCAGTAGTGTCTATAGTGGCACTGATTATAAGGTCCTCCCCAACGCAAATAGAAGTATCGGTGGAGGCAAAAGTGATTTCGTTAGGAGGGGTGCAAGGACACTCTTCCGTAATTGTAACTGGAACTCTCGTACAAAACCTTTGTTCAGCAGTAAACTGGATGTTAGCAAATTGCCCCCATTGAGGGTTTTGGTTTCCATTGCCATGTTTATCAGCATTAACCATACTAACAAATTCTCCATTTGGAAGATCGTCTAAAACAGGGTAGTTCGGGTTGCATTCAAAATAAGTTGTTCTTTCTCCAGTAGTGTTGCTAGAGAACCCTATCCAGTAATCAGTTCCTGTAGAAGCGCCTTCAAGGGTAACCTCTACAGGTATCCTTAATTCAATTCTGTCGTTGTTAATGTTATGATTAGGAAAAGAAACCACGGGGCCACAAGCTATAACATTGTCCCTGTCAGCGATTGGCCTTTGATTGTGCAATCTTGATCCATAAATACAAACCTGCCAATCCCTGTTTCCTGTAGCTCCACCGTTACCGTAATGATAAACAGAAACTGTATCGATGGTTACATTACCATCAAAGACAGTAATCATTGAATTGGTCTGTTTAGGATCGGATTGATCAGTAGGGGTACAACCAGGAGGTGTAACAGAACCTACATTTCCGCTTCCAAAACCAATCTCTTCTACATAAACAGTGTATTCCTGTTCGTTTACCTCTGTAACTGAAGTTTTAGGGAACCTTACGTTTCCTGTACGGACACTTGTTCCGAGAGATACACCTCCGGTCTCTTCAGTAAACCACTCATAGAGTCCTTGTCCTGTAGCTACATTTGCAGTAATAGAGTCCCCACAAAAAGTAAGGTCATCTGGAACAGAAAATTCTTGAGGCCATTCTGAAATAAGAATAGTGTCACGGGCTATTTCATAAGGAGTACAAGGTATGTCGTCTCCGATATACTCTATCTCTATGCTATATTCTCCTACTAGTTCAGCTAAATAGGTGGCTGCATTTCCAGCGTGCCCAGATCTGACCAAGTCTCCGTCTTTATACCATCTTATTGCATAGTCACTTGCTAGCGCACTGCCTACTATAAAGTTGGAGTTTAAAATTGTTCCGTCCCATTTTGCAGAACATACAGAAAAAGAGCTTGGGCTAATACTGGCTTCTGGGTTAGGAGCAGGGAAAGTACATGCAGGTAAACTAAATTGTGTGGCATAGTTGCGGCAGGTGGTATTCCCTAACCCAAGTTGTCCACGACCATTATTACCCCACGTGAATATCTGGTTGTCTTCAGTTATATAATAACCCCAAGTATCTGCTGCCGAAATTTGAATAACATTAGAATGATAGTTGTTTGCACCAGTTCTAATTATTACTGGAACAGATGATGCAGTAGTGCCTCCATTTCCTAAGCTGCCTCCGGCTGCATTAACGCCACATGCTCCGTTGTTCCCCCAAGCAACAGGAATTCCATCTATAGTAACAGCGGTTCCAAAGCCTTGTCCACCTGATATAGATCTTGCTCTTAAAAATGTTTCTCCTAGTCCTGCAGAGCCCGGGGCGGTTCCCCATTCACCCGCAAGTACCCTTCTTGGGTCAGAATGTGTAGCGGTTGCACCTTGCCCTGTATTTCCTCCCCAGCCTGCATTGCCCCAAGCCCAAACAAAGCCGTCAGCGTCTAGAGCAAGACACATGACGTCCCCAGCATTTAGCGAAACAATATTTCTTAATGGTTGTCCATTTCGCATTAAAACAGGTCTGGCAAAGTTGTCATTGGCAACTTCATTCCCGTTGTTGGCGGTGCCTGCGGCATTACGGCCTAACATTCCAGATCCACCTAAAGGTGATGTTCCGGCACCCCATGAAAAAATACGGCCATCTGCTGTTCGCGCATAGGCGGTATAGTCTCCGGCTCCAACTTCAACAACATTGGTAAGACGTTGTCCCGGTCCTGTTAACACATATCTTGGTGTGGTTTCAAAATCAGTATATTCTCCGATGCCAAGCTGCCCCAGGTTATTTCTTCCCCATGCAAGAACCTCGCCCTCTTTTGTTACAACATAACTGGCCTCATTACCACCAGCTATAAAGGTAATATCTACTAAATAATCAGCTAAGGACGGATGGATATCACCTCCACCGGGATGTTCTCCTCTTAAAACTCTGGTTGGGCGACTTACCACACCTTCGTTTTCGCCAATTCCAATTTGCCCATAAGGGTTTATCCCCCATGACCACACACCGCCATAACAATCTGAAGCAATGAAGTGCGCCCCTGACCCAGCGTCCACATTTCTTACCTCTATCCCTCGACCCAATGAATTAAAATACGGATCATTGGTAGGGAATAAAACTTGTCGAGGACTAGTTGTATAGGGTTGAGGGCCATCATGCCCTAACCGTTCACCGGTGTTATCTCCCCAAGTATACATAAAACCATTTGTACACATAATAGTGGAAACAGTATTTCCTCCTGAAATATGCAAGTTTTGAGTATAACCAGATGTTATACTAGCAGACAGCAGCACTAGCAGCAGCCAACTTTTTTTTAGGGCAGCGGAGATATTGTTCCGCTCTTTCGGTTTCATTGCTCAATAATAAAAGAATAAGTAAAAGAACTAAATCAAGATCTGACACATTTTTTAACAGATCCAGCGCTATATATCATTAGCGACTAAAAAGTAACCTCTGTTGATAGTTTTTTTTTATTTTATTGATACTATTTATTTATAACTTAGAAATATAGTGAAATACATAGTTGGTTTTGTGTTTTTCTTATATTTTTCCTTTTGTTTATTATAGTGTACTTTATCTCCAAGTTTTTAAATATAATAATAAATATTTTTATTTATACTATTTATATAAAAAAAATCAAATATTTTGAGAACTTTTTTTGGTTTTAGGTTCGTTTTGTTTTTTTATTATTTAGAAAATGATTGAAAAGCTACTGACAGTTAGTTGTTTAATCATTTAGAGCATAATTGTTAAGAAAGGTTTTTATATTATTCTGCAATGGCAATGAATGACTTGTTGCAAAAACGTTATGTATGATTCTTTGGGTTATTGTCTACAGTATTGGCTACCTGTTAGAAGTTTCATGGTTTAAATGGCGTAGGTTTTATTTATCCATTCTTTGAACTTAACCTCTATAGATGATTTAAGGATTTTTCCGTAGATGTTTTTAAGTTCAAGCACATAATCAACCTGGATTATGTATTAGATTTCGTTATGAGGGGTAAAAGAAAGTCCTAATGTATGTTTAAGGTTCAAGCCATACTGGTTAGTTTTCGGCTAACCATAAGTGTACAATCTACTTTACGGCCACACATTCGAGGTTATTCAATATGCTTTTATGTTAGCTATACGTAGCCACCAGGCATTCTTTGTGGCTACGTATAGCTGTGAATTTTCAAGCAGGTTTGGGTTAGGGGGGATATAAAAAAAAGACTGTCGCAAATAGCAACAGTCTTTTTTTATTGAGGTATTATTTTCTTACCAATACTTAGAAGGGCATACAAGTCCCGGAGCGAGTGGCATTCTATAACCTATGACAATTTCGTGGCTACCTCCTGTATAGTGCCTGATATTGGAGGTGATGAAGTCATAAGAATAACTAATGTCAAACCTGTCGTTCAATATAAAGCCTACCATGGCTGCCACTGCATCTGTACGTCTGTAGGAGATACCGCCCCATGCAATGTTTTGGTACCTGATCTTGCAGTTTACGTCAAAAGATAGTGGGGCAGGGGTGACGCCTTTAAGTAGTACCGATGGCACCAACGACCAGTCATGATCCAATGGGATCCTTACACCGGAAGTTATGAAGTAATGGTGGTTAAGCCTTCCATGGTTTTCCATCTCATTGGTATGGTGGTTGAAAATAACAGGGTTGAATATCTGGCTAATGGAACCGCCCACAAAATAGTTAGGGTTGTACAACCAGAAGCCTGTACTTACATCTGCCAACGAGGTATTTGAAATACCGTGAATCATCGGGTCGTTGTCCACTACAGTGGTCAGTTGTGACTCGTCCAACATATATTGCTGCATTCCACCCGATATACCCATGGAGATAAAAGTTTTAGGGGCAATTTTTAGGTGGTAAGCGTAGGAAGCGGTAATTGTCAACCTGCTGCTTGGCCCTGTGACATCGTTTGACACGACACCACCTACAGCATGGAACCCGTTCTTTTTGACCCTTGTCCTGTTGTTCTGTACCATTCCCTTTCCTATGGGGGCATGTCCACTAAGGTAGATAGTGGTCGGTGCGCCTGGAAACCCGATCCATTGATTTCTGTAACCGGCCCTGAAATCAGCATAGTCTTCCGTTCCTGCCACCGCGGGGTTGAGCAGGAACGGGTTCACCATATACTGGGAGTACTGGGGCCTTTGCTGGCCAAATACTGCAACTACAGATAATTGCAGGAAAAAGAATATTAGTAGTTTTTTCATGTTTTATCTTTGTCTTATAATTATCTCACAATAGTTACATGGCCAGTATATGGCTTGTCAAATATTTCAGAATTAAGGATGATGACATAGTAATAAGTGGCCACCGGCAAATCTTCGTTGTTCCTGAAGTTTGTACCGTCCCACTCGGCAGGGCCATCTGACAACCATACAAGACTACCCCACCTGTTGTATATCTCGATCCTTGCGTCCGGGAACCTTTCCAGGTTCTCGATGTACCAAGTGTCGTTTATGTTGTCACCGTTTGGCGTGAACGAGTTGCGTACCACGATCGGCTTTTGGACCGTAATGTTCACTTCGTCCTGTCCCTCACAGTGCTCGTTTGCCACCGTTACCGTATAGGTAATGTTGTCTTCCGAAATGAAAACCGGGTTAGGGATGTTCGGGTCGTCCAGCCCGTCTTCAGGGTACCAGCTAAATGTTTCCCCGCCAGTTGCCGTCAGTTGTACCGGATCCCCTTCTATTACCGTCACGTCTTCCCCGGCATATGGAACAGGGTTTGGTATCACTACCAGCGGCACTTCTGTAGACCTAGTGTTGCATGTCCCGTTGTCTTCGACTACCGTCAGCAAGCCCGGCTCGTTGATATGTATGGTATGGCCGGTCTCACCGTCTATAGGCATACCGTTCAGGTACCACTGTATCGAGTTGTTGTTGTCAGAGGCGTCCACAGTGAAAGTAGCATATTCGTCTTCACAAATGGTCGTGCTGTCTTCGTTGATCACAGGGTCAGGCTCAGGCAGTACGGTCACCTCTGCCGGCTCCGACTCCTTGCCGCATCCGTGCGGGAAGTCTACCCATACAGTATGTGTTCCAGTCTCAGAAGCCATGTAAGTCCTTGAGTTATGTCCTGTGCTTGTACCGTCGATAAACCATTCATAGGTACTTCCTGATTCGTTAACGTC is from Cytophagaceae bacterium ABcell3 and encodes:
- a CDS encoding gliding motility-associated C-terminal domain-containing protein, yielding MKPKERNNISAALKKSWLLLVLLSASITSGYTQNLHISGGNTVSTIMCTNGFMYTWGDNTGERLGHDGPQPYTTSPRQVLFPTNDPYFNSLGRGIEVRNVDAGSGAHFIASDCYGGVWSWGINPYGQIGIGENEGVVSRPTRVLRGEHPGGGDIHPSLADYLVDITFIAGGNEASYVVTKEGEVLAWGRNNLGQLGIGEYTDFETTPRYVLTGPGQRLTNVVEVGAGDYTAYARTADGRIFSWGAGTSPLGGSGMLGRNAAGTANNGNEVANDNFARPVLMRNGQPLRNIVSLNAGDVMCLALDADGFVWAWGNAGWGGNTGQGATATHSDPRRVLAGEWGTAPGSAGLGETFLRARSISGGQGFGTAVTIDGIPVAWGNNGACGVNAAGGSLGNGGTTASSVPVIIRTGANNYHSNVIQISAADTWGYYITEDNQIFTWGNNGRGQLGLGNTTCRNYATQFSLPACTFPAPNPEASISPSSFSVCSAKWDGTILNSNFIVGSALASDYAIRWYKDGDLVRSGHAGNAATYLAELVGEYSIEIEYIGDDIPCTPYEIARDTILISEWPQEFSVPDDLTFCGDSITANVATGQGLYEWFTEETGGVSLGTSVRTGNVRFPKTSVTEVNEQEYTVYVEEIGFGSGNVGSVTPPGCTPTDQSDPKQTNSMITVFDGNVTIDTVSVYHYGNGGATGNRDWQVCIYGSRLHNQRPIADRDNVIACGPVVSFPNHNINNDRIELRIPVEVTLEGASTGTDYWIGFSSNTTGERTTYFECNPNYPVLDDLPNGEFVSMVNADKHGNGNQNPQWGQFANIQFTAEQRFCTRVPVTITEECPCTPPNEITFASTDTSICVGEDLIISATIDTTDLTPLKGYHFTWFHNGVALGTASTTYVNLELSSITTDQAGTYTLRVEDGNEGTISCFLEESIDVIVHEEVVPGAIESEQTICTGTSPLELITATAASGGDGSGDFTWQWQVSTTGVADEDFSDISGEESESLTAGSLTQDTYFRRVAYSGECPGRPTDPILITVVEPVDPGTIGEDIEICENTVPPIMETVTPATGGLGEDTYIYQWEQSIDGGNTWTEIAGAIDADFEPTNPISVETHYRRKVSSGPCDAEYTNTVIVSIRPELIPGTIQEDQQTCYNIAPSPITNVTLATGGTGTYDYSWESSTDGGVTWNPESGTGEDLTLGGLITSTMYRRVVTSGTETECNTAYTTPITITVYNEPTPGSIGDDQIICSGDTPALISNIEDPSGGDATYTYRWFASTTGATGTYSTVGGVNPDFQAGSLTQTTWFVREVTSGNCPSVNSLPVQVEVVDPLTAGTIGTDAQICGGTSPGTLTEVLSPTGGNGTYTYIWEASVNNGPWEEVASGTDPEFTPGNIMEETRFRRLVTSGPCGPEVSNIVTISVLPGLNPGIIASDQNICYNSTPTTITNTEAASGGEGAGTYNYQWQMALASDPSNWSDIIGETGTTYAPGALTTTTLYRRVVVSGTGICNTSMTDPVTIHVYEDLEPGTIGADQNICEGDIPDELIELSPATGGTEQYTYQWESTVDNGSNWTLIAGATSASYLSPALTQTTAFRRNVTSGACGTVTSQEIVINVTPNVAVDVTIGDPGDICANEPVVFEATPVNEGTNPTYTWHVDGIPVSGANGPIFTTSTLQDQQRVTVVLNSSIGCTTNNPATSNEVVMQVKDAVVPSVSINTPSEICAGTNVIFNAIPSGGGDNPTFEWFVNGSPQGISGASYSNDQLNDGDEIHVIMTSNSLCLADPNAPDAQSNTHTMNVVDNVPVSVTINEPDKICAGATVTYNAVAVNQGLTPTYQWYVNGQPRGMNSPTFTPTNLPVGQNNVSVMVTSSLNCVLDNPASSNVHTLTVDPVLPVSVSIQGPQVTLCEEDNAVFTANPVNPGTNPQYVWSVAGVIQAETSNQFVSNTIRPGQRVTVELTSSEECQTGPATANFTPDIFEIPVVSIAPSPVNICQGSTQPLRPRSDTDLPNGSSVEWFRDSVSLGVHQWYPANSAGSYHIEVTFPYGCSTTSDPTEVKVIDVQEPVINEADTTICEDEYMKFTVDNTIGQLQWYRNGILMPGETDATLNVNQPGSYTVVESILHCTALSNEANLQVVSIPNANAGMDQTVLEGSPVQLFATGGETYEWFPTVGLSDANVQNPIFMAEDNITYTVTVSNGRCSAEDEVNIIVQKPIVVRNSFTPNGDNINDTWFIENLDRFPSARIEIYNRWGTLVWLSDGPAEWNGTNFRNGEILPVATYYYVIILNSEIFDKPYTGHVTIVR
- a CDS encoding type IX secretion system membrane protein PorP/SprF, producing MKKLLIFFFLQLSVVAVFGQQRPQYSQYMVNPFLLNPAVAGTEDYADFRAGYRNQWIGFPGAPTTIYLSGHAPIGKGMVQNNRTRVKKNGFHAVGGVVSNDVTGPSSRLTITASYAYHLKIAPKTFISMGISGGMQQYMLDESQLTTVVDNDPMIHGISNTSLADVSTGFWLYNPNYFVGGSISQIFNPVIFNHHTNEMENHGRLNHHYFITSGVRIPLDHDWSLVPSVLLKGVTPAPLSFDVNCKIRYQNIAWGGISYRRTDAVAAMVGFILNDRFDISYSYDFITSNIRHYTGGSHEIVIGYRMPLAPGLVCPSKYW